The Sulfuricystis thermophila genome segment GTATCGGGCGGTTCGGGGAGTTCGATTTCCCTGCCGGCTGCTACATTTACACCGGATCGGCGCGGCGCAACCTCGAAGCGCGCATCGCCCGTCATCTGCGCAAGGAAAAGACCTTGCGCTGGCACATCGATTTCCTGCTCGCCGCGCCGGGCGTTTCCATCACGGGGGTGCGCCGTTATGTCGAGGAAGAGTGCGCGCTCAACCAGGCGACGCCGGGCAGCGTGCTGGTTTCCGGTTTCGGCGCCTCGGACTGCCGCGCCGGCTGCGGCAGCCATCTCAAGTTCCTGGGCTGAAGCGGGCGGCGAGCCAGTCGATCAGATCCTGTGCCGGCCTGCGCCAATCGGCTTCGAGCATCAGGCCGTGGCCCATGCCGCGATAGATGAACGGCTCGACACCATAGCTCTTTGCGGTCAGCGTCACCAATGACGCCGGAATGATGGCGTCCTGTGAGGCACCGACGATGCGTAGGCTATCGCGGCCGCCGGCCAGGTGTTCCAACACCTGCTGCGGGTGCGGCAGGTTGAACAGCATCATGTCCCAGATCGCGCGGTGTGATTCGGGCTGGGCGAGGCGGTAGTAACGGGCCAGATCGTCGAGCGACATCGGCTGTGCGAACAGCGCGTTCTTGACGGTGTCGAGGGCGACGCGCTGCCCAGCGAGCAGGCGGTTGAGATCGAGCAGCAGCCCGGGCTGGCTGAGGAGCATGCCGAAAGCCGCGGCACTGAGCCCCTGCGGCGGCACCGAGCACATCAGCACGGCCGCCGGCGCCGGATGGCGCTCGAGGTATTTCTGCACCACGAAGCCGCCCATCGAATGGCCGATCAACACCGGTGCCGTGCGTAAGGATGCGGCGACCTCGGCGACGTCGGCAACGTAATCGTCGATCGAATAGCTGTCGAGGTGCTCGCGGCGGCGGCTTTTGCCGTGGCCCGAGAAACTCAGCGCGTGATTCTCGAAACCGGCGGCGGCGAAGAAGGGCTGGTAATGCTCCCAGCACCAGGCGGCGGTGTAGGCGCCGTGCAGGAAGAGCAGCGGTGGAGCGTCGGGTCGAGGGTTTTGCGGCTGGAAGGAGAGGACTTCGAGGGTGTCGCGCGGGTGTCGATTTGGCATCGCCGCATTTTATGCGCTGTGCGGCCGGGATGCCGTCCCGCCAGCGCCGAATGTCAGGCGGCTTCCGCCAGCGTCCAGATCGCGCGCCAGTAGGCGGGCGGGATCGCGATGCCCCTCAGCGTCGTGAAGTCGCGGATCGCGGTGTGGGCACGGCGCGTATCGCGCCGCACCGGCTCGCGCAGCAGCCGACCATGCACGCCGAGGATCGCGACGACCCGGCGCGGCAGCGCCATGCCGGCAGGCATGTCGACGACCAGCGCGGTTTCCCGGTTGGCCAGCCGCACGACGCTGCCGGGCGGGCAGAGGCCCGTGAGCCGGCGCAGCGCTTCGATGAGGCGCGCGTCGAACTGCTGCCGGCTGCGCGAGAGCAGCCAGTGCAGCGCGGCGCGGGGTGTCTTGGCGCTGCGCAGCAAACGCTGCGGCGCGACGAGGGCATACCAGACGTCGGCGATCTTGAGGATGCGCGCTTCGAGGCAGATCTCGTCGCCGGCGAGCGCCGCGGGATAGCCGCTGCCGTCGAGCGCCTCGTGATGCTGGAGCACGGCCTCGATCCAGGCGAGATCGGCCCCCGGCGACTCGCGCAGCAGGTCGGCGGCGAGCTGCGGATGGCGTGCGAGCGTGATGCGCTGGGCAGCGCTGGGGATCGCGTGGGGCGCGACGAGGTCGTCCTGCAGATCGAGGCTGGGCAGGTTCATGAACAGCGCGGCCTTGGCGATCGTGTGCTGTCTGCGCGCGTCGAGACGGATGGCGCGGCCCAGATGGATGCCGAGAATCGCAGCGGCGAAGGCGTGACGTAACGACGGGCTGGCAAAGGGCAGATGCGGCGCCATGCCGAGGCAGACGGCCGGCGCGCGCTCGACGAGGCCGACGAGTTCGGCGGCCAGCGTCGAGAAGCGGATCACGTCCTCGACCCGGCAGGCCCAATGTTCGATCACCTCGACATAGGCCGTGGCGATGGCGGCGAGCCGCTCGCAGGGCGCGGCGCGCTCGGGCGCGATCGGCGCCGGCCGGGCGACCGTGTTGGCGTAGGCGGTGGCAAAGGATTCGGCAAAGGCGAGGGCGGAGGCAGACATGACGAAACCTCTGCAACATTCTTGCCAGGGGCCGATGGGATGATTTTCGAGCGAGACCGGCAGCAGCGATGGGTTCGTCGGCAAGATCTGCCGCTTATTTGCTCGAACGTGCCGTGTCAATAGCGCCGACTTTCTGCAGCGCCTCTTCGGGGGTGAGGATGGAAAACTGCCCACGAAGCCGCTGCCGCCGGTCGAGCTTCAGCAGCAGCTTGTCGGCGGTGACGAGCCAGTGCGCGTGGCCGTCACGGGCGAGTTCGAGGAATTTCTGGTCGTCGTGATCCTTGCAGCGCGGCAAGGCAGCCGCCTGCGGTGGCACGGCGTCGACGCTTTCGGCCTGGGCAAGATAGGCCGTATAGGCGGCCTCCTGCGCAACGCTGGCGAGCGCAAACAGTGGATAGCCGAGCACGCGCTTGAATTCGGCCAGACAGGGGGCGTTGGTCAGCGCGACCCAGCGGCCGGCGACCACCTCGCCCCACAAGGGGGCGAGGCGGCTGTCGGCAAAGACGAAAATGGAGATCAGCACGTTCGTGTCGAATACGACGCGAACGGCGGTGCTCATACGGTTTGCTGGTCGAGGCGGAATTTGACGTAGGACCCCGGCGCATCCTCGATCACGCCGAGCTTGCCCTTCACCGGATCGCGCGCTGGCACCTGCTCGTCGTTCAGCGACGTGACCCAGGCCTGCCAGTCGGTCCACCACGAGCCGGGATGCTGCTCGGCGCCTTCGAACCACTGTTCAGGCGTGTCCGGCAGGGTCTTGGCCGGGTTGGTCCAGTAGCCATATTTGTTGGCGGCAGGCGGGTTGACGATGCCGGCGATGTGACCGGAACCGCCGAGCACGAAGCGCACCGGGCCGGAAAAGCGCTTGGCGCCGAGATAGGTACTCTGCCAGGGGGCGATGTGGTCCTCGATGGTCGAGATGAAATAGGCGGGGTTCTTGATCTTGCGCAAATCGATCGGCACA includes the following:
- a CDS encoding HD-GYP domain-containing protein, which encodes MSASALAFAESFATAYANTVARPAPIAPERAAPCERLAAIATAYVEVIEHWACRVEDVIRFSTLAAELVGLVERAPAVCLGMAPHLPFASPSLRHAFAAAILGIHLGRAIRLDARRQHTIAKAALFMNLPSLDLQDDLVAPHAIPSAAQRITLARHPQLAADLLRESPGADLAWIEAVLQHHEALDGSGYPAALAGDEICLEARILKIADVWYALVAPQRLLRSAKTPRAALHWLLSRSRQQFDARLIEALRRLTGLCPPGSVVRLANRETALVVDMPAGMALPRRVVAILGVHGRLLREPVRRDTRRAHTAIRDFTTLRGIAIPPAYWRAIWTLAEAA
- a CDS encoding alpha/beta hydrolase, with the protein product MPNRHPRDTLEVLSFQPQNPRPDAPPLLFLHGAYTAAWCWEHYQPFFAAAGFENHALSFSGHGKSRRREHLDSYSIDDYVADVAEVAASLRTAPVLIGHSMGGFVVQKYLERHPAPAAVLMCSVPPQGLSAAAFGMLLSQPGLLLDLNRLLAGQRVALDTVKNALFAQPMSLDDLARYYRLAQPESHRAIWDMMLFNLPHPQQVLEHLAGGRDSLRIVGASQDAIIPASLVTLTAKSYGVEPFIYRGMGHGLMLEADWRRPAQDLIDWLAARFSPGT
- a CDS encoding GIY-YIG nuclease family protein; protein product: MRAHQTYQLLIGIARPLRVRIGRFGEFDFPAGCYIYTGSARRNLEARIARHLRKEKTLRWHIDFLLAAPGVSITGVRRYVEEECALNQATPGSVLVSGFGASDCRAGCGSHLKFLG
- a CDS encoding putative toxin-antitoxin system toxin component, PIN family; translation: MSTAVRVVFDTNVLISIFVFADSRLAPLWGEVVAGRWVALTNAPCLAEFKRVLGYPLFALASVAQEAAYTAYLAQAESVDAVPPQAAALPRCKDHDDQKFLELARDGHAHWLVTADKLLLKLDRRQRLRGQFSILTPEEALQKVGAIDTARSSK